A stretch of DNA from bacterium:
CCTCGTCGGAACCCCCGTGATAGACCCCCGCCAATTCCGTTCTTTACCAACGCCTTCAGACTGTGGTAAATGCGGAGGTTTGTCTCCGCGCTTCCGTTGCGTCATGCTAAAGACTGGGACATCGTGTCGCGGTCCGGTCCGAGGTAGGTCTCGTCCATTTCGACGGATTCGCCAAGTCCACCGAGCGGCGGTGCGGTCTGTTCAGACGCCGACGCCAGTGTGCGAATCCGATCGAACATGCGCCATGCGGTCTTGTACGTGACGCCCAATTCCCGTTCCAGTTGTTTCGCGGAGATTCCGCACCGAGTGCTGGCCATCAGGTACATGGCATAGAACCACAGTTTGAGGGACGTAGCGGAATCCTGAAAGATCGTCCCGACCATCGGGTGTTCGTGATGCCCGCAGAACTGGCAGGAGTACGACGGACGTCCGTTGT
This window harbors:
- a CDS encoding IS1595 family transposase, which codes for MSKVNRNGPKRAKSSDSRTSLMEFERQFPDDATCLEYLVKTLYPNGIYCPKCQKVTKHHRNNGRPSYSCQFCGHHEHPMVGTIFQDSATSLKLWFYAMYLMASTRCGISAKQLERELGVTYKTAWRMFDRIRTLASASEQTAPPLGGLGESVEMDETYLGPDRDTMSQSLA